The Halomonas denitrificans genome window below encodes:
- a CDS encoding nuclear transport factor 2 family protein, with protein MRPGAADRDIALSGGRPRTRREPRRTISFLLAASTLWFGPPLYAEPAFSNCSHGADADRIVAQRERFNAAIRDEDIDTINEILVDDVVLITGTDSDIYAGSVRQLALWARDFESDERLVYTRTPSCIDVSAGFPIALEHGQWRGEPIDGRPGHARGRYTAKWRNDGTIWRIEVETYMTVECTPPVCPRSENSE; from the coding sequence ATGAGGCCCGGTGCTGCCGACCGGGACATCGCGCTGAGCGGAGGGCGCCCACGAACCCGTCGTGAACCACGGAGAACGATTTCGTTCCTGCTGGCCGCGTCGACTCTCTGGTTCGGGCCTCCGCTTTACGCCGAGCCGGCGTTCTCCAACTGCAGTCACGGCGCGGACGCTGACCGGATCGTCGCCCAGCGCGAACGGTTCAACGCCGCGATCCGCGACGAGGACATCGACACGATCAACGAGATCCTGGTCGACGACGTGGTGCTGATCACCGGCACCGACAGCGACATCTACGCGGGCAGCGTCAGACAGCTCGCGCTCTGGGCACGTGATTTCGAATCCGACGAGCGCCTGGTGTACACCCGAACCCCGTCCTGCATCGACGTGTCTGCAGGCTTCCCGATCGCGCTCGAGCACGGCCAGTGGCGCGGCGAGCCGATCGATGGCCGTCCAGGCCATGCAAGAGGCCGCTATACCGCCAAGTGGCGCAACGACGGCACGATCTGGCGGATCGAAGTCGAAACCTACATGACCGTCGAATGCACGCCGCCGGTCTGTCCCCGATCGGAGAACTCGGAATGA
- a CDS encoding amidohydrolase family protein: MNRWIAALAGLTLSSTAWSETTIRYDWLTQGETSGELIVTQHDDGARSAHFEFNDRGRGPSIDSRFEMTEGGLVRAFESTGNAYMGAPVAESFSYGDGAASWTSTLEEGRDEGSLDAFYLANDSTPEYMAAMARALLTAPDRSLPMWPAGTATIEKLAEEVVEHEGASRTASLYAVSGLGFDPQYLWLDEDNELFALAFGWMGLVPEGWADVLPVLEERQRAAERAFLADRAERLTHEVTGALCLENFRVLDVDAGVLRDGTTVRVQDGLIQAVGASNAIDCSEAQRIDGEGRTLMPGLWDMHVHIGASDGALHLAAGVTSVRDLANTHDTLMQTIEQFEQGTAIGPRVHRAGFIDKVGPFAAPTGNLAETLDEALTFIKEIHEQGYPHIKIYSSIDPDWVAPMAEAIHEKGMRLSGHIPSGMTAEAAVRAGFDEIQHINMVFLNFLAGPDDDTRTPVRFTLVAEEGGALDLESDEVQDFIDLLARKGTVVDPTVTIFDSMFRHRSGEIDPSYAMVADHFPPNVRRSMLGGQLDVNDENAATYAASARALLEMIRRLHEAGVPLVAGTDALVGFTLHRELELYAEVGIPNADVLRVATIDAAEVVGELGRIGRIAPGYVADLVALDGNPLADIRAVRATAMTLKGDRLYQPAAIHRALGIEPFTVPVDAPDPIR; encoded by the coding sequence ATGAATCGATGGATAGCAGCACTTGCGGGGCTGACCCTGTCAAGCACGGCCTGGTCCGAGACCACGATTCGCTACGACTGGCTGACCCAGGGCGAGACGTCGGGCGAGCTGATCGTCACGCAACACGACGACGGCGCGCGTTCCGCACATTTCGAGTTCAACGACCGGGGCCGAGGGCCTTCGATCGATTCCCGATTCGAGATGACCGAGGGCGGCCTTGTGCGCGCCTTCGAGAGCACCGGCAATGCCTACATGGGCGCGCCGGTTGCGGAGTCGTTCTCGTACGGCGACGGCGCAGCGTCCTGGACGAGCACGCTCGAAGAGGGGCGCGACGAAGGATCGCTGGATGCCTTCTATCTCGCCAACGATTCCACGCCGGAGTACATGGCCGCGATGGCGCGGGCCCTGCTGACCGCGCCGGATCGGAGCCTGCCGATGTGGCCGGCCGGCACGGCCACCATCGAGAAGCTGGCCGAAGAGGTCGTCGAGCATGAGGGCGCGTCGCGGACCGCATCCCTGTACGCCGTTTCGGGCCTGGGCTTCGATCCGCAGTACCTCTGGCTGGACGAGGACAACGAGCTGTTCGCGCTGGCCTTCGGCTGGATGGGCCTGGTGCCGGAAGGCTGGGCCGACGTTCTTCCCGTGCTCGAAGAACGGCAGCGGGCCGCCGAGCGGGCGTTCCTCGCGGACCGCGCCGAGCGGCTGACGCACGAAGTGACCGGCGCGCTGTGTCTGGAGAACTTCCGCGTACTCGATGTCGATGCCGGCGTGCTTCGAGACGGCACGACGGTGCGCGTCCAGGACGGCTTGATCCAGGCGGTCGGCGCGTCGAACGCGATCGACTGCAGCGAGGCACAGCGGATCGACGGTGAGGGCCGAACGCTGATGCCCGGGCTGTGGGACATGCACGTCCACATCGGTGCATCGGACGGCGCACTGCATCTCGCCGCCGGCGTGACCAGCGTGCGCGACCTCGCGAACACGCACGACACGCTGATGCAGACGATCGAGCAGTTCGAACAGGGCACGGCGATCGGCCCGCGCGTCCATCGCGCCGGCTTCATCGACAAGGTCGGCCCGTTCGCGGCGCCCACGGGCAACCTGGCGGAGACGCTGGACGAAGCGCTGACGTTCATCAAGGAAATCCACGAACAGGGCTACCCGCACATCAAGATCTACTCGTCGATCGATCCGGACTGGGTGGCGCCGATGGCGGAGGCGATCCACGAGAAGGGCATGCGCCTGTCGGGCCACATCCCCTCCGGCATGACCGCCGAAGCCGCGGTGCGCGCGGGCTTCGACGAGATCCAGCACATCAACATGGTGTTCCTGAACTTCCTGGCCGGGCCGGACGACGACACGCGGACGCCGGTCCGGTTCACGCTGGTCGCCGAGGAGGGCGGCGCTCTCGACCTGGAGTCCGACGAGGTGCAGGACTTCATCGACCTGCTGGCCCGCAAGGGCACCGTGGTCGATCCGACCGTGACCATCTTCGATTCGATGTTCCGCCATCGGTCCGGCGAGATCGATCCGTCCTACGCCATGGTCGCCGACCACTTCCCGCCCAACGTCCGCCGCTCGATGCTCGGCGGCCAGCTCGACGTGAACGACGAGAACGCCGCGACCTACGCCGCGTCGGCCCGGGCCCTGCTCGAAATGATCCGCCGCCTGCACGAGGCCGGCGTGCCGCTGGTCGCCGGCACCGACGCGCTGGTGGGCTTCACCCTGCACCGCGAACTGGAACTCTACGCAGAGGTCGGCATTCCGAACGCCGACGTGCTGCGCGTCGCCACGATCGATGCCGCGGAGGTCGTCGGCGAGCTTGGCCGCATCGGGCGCATCGCGCCCGGCTACGTCGCCGACCTGGTGGCCCTCGACGGGAATCCGCTGGCCGATATCCGGGCCGTGCGAGCCACCGCGATGACGCTGAAGGGCGATCGACTCTACCAACCGGCCGCGATTCACCGGGCACTGGGCATCGAACCGTTCACCGTACCCGTCGATGCCCCGGACCCGATCCGCTGA
- a CDS encoding serine hydrolase, whose product MSRSITPTRLAVFTAGALLTSAAAVAQDGSSVADDPRVADAVRLWSHWMEYQAGSSRVPAVSFGIVHDQELVASGAYGLANPAEGVEATPDTIYSICSISKLFTSIGLMQQYDAGRVRLDDPVGDHLEWFAHLKDAHPDDEPVTVRRLLTHSSGLPRESDYPYWTDAAYPFPTAEQIRERLRAQETLYPTSTYFQYSNLGLTLVGEIVAEVSGQAYDDYMREHILDPLEMDATYTDIPVELRGGRMAIGHTALDHDGERNEVAPFQTRGIAPAAGYASNVNDLVRFAMWQFRVLDGNDELIEPSSLREMQRVQYIDPDFETTWGLGFSVRKEGNRVFARHGGGCPGFYTEFRIEPKTKLGAIVLTNTIGSDPGGLAAQAFELVGPAIQKAIDAPDEAPERDGSLERFAGIYGTIWGRTAVVPWDDGLAVLGLAGSNPAEGMARLKHVEGTTYARVRDDDSLGETYEFELGPDGRATRFKVHSIYVDRLDR is encoded by the coding sequence ATGTCTCGATCCATCACTCCGACGCGGCTCGCCGTATTCACCGCAGGCGCGCTGCTCACTTCGGCCGCAGCGGTCGCGCAGGATGGCAGCTCGGTCGCCGACGATCCGCGCGTGGCCGATGCGGTTCGCCTCTGGTCCCACTGGATGGAGTACCAGGCCGGCAGCAGCCGGGTGCCGGCCGTGTCCTTCGGCATCGTCCACGACCAGGAGCTGGTGGCCAGCGGGGCTTACGGACTCGCCAACCCGGCCGAGGGAGTGGAGGCGACGCCGGACACGATCTACAGCATCTGCTCGATCTCCAAGTTGTTCACGAGCATCGGCCTGATGCAGCAGTACGACGCGGGTCGCGTGCGCCTCGACGATCCGGTCGGCGACCACCTCGAATGGTTCGCCCACCTGAAGGACGCGCACCCCGACGACGAGCCGGTGACGGTCCGCCGCTTGCTGACCCATTCGTCCGGCCTGCCGCGCGAGTCCGACTACCCCTATTGGACCGACGCCGCCTATCCGTTTCCGACCGCGGAGCAGATCCGGGAACGACTTCGCGCACAGGAAACGCTCTATCCCACCTCGACCTACTTCCAGTATTCCAACCTTGGGCTGACGCTGGTCGGGGAGATCGTCGCCGAGGTTTCCGGGCAGGCCTACGACGACTACATGCGCGAGCACATTCTGGATCCGCTGGAGATGGATGCGACCTACACCGACATACCGGTCGAGCTTCGCGGCGGTCGGATGGCGATCGGCCATACCGCACTCGATCACGACGGCGAGCGCAACGAGGTCGCGCCATTCCAGACCCGGGGCATCGCACCGGCCGCCGGCTACGCGTCCAACGTCAATGACCTGGTCAGGTTCGCCATGTGGCAGTTCCGCGTACTCGACGGCAACGACGAATTGATCGAGCCGTCGTCGCTTCGCGAAATGCAGCGCGTGCAATACATCGACCCGGACTTCGAGACCACCTGGGGCCTGGGCTTCAGCGTGCGCAAGGAGGGCAACCGGGTGTTCGCTCGTCACGGCGGCGGCTGCCCGGGCTTCTACACGGAGTTCCGGATCGAGCCGAAGACGAAGCTCGGTGCGATCGTGCTGACCAACACCATCGGGTCGGACCCGGGTGGACTGGCCGCACAGGCCTTCGAGCTCGTGGGCCCGGCCATCCAGAAGGCCATCGACGCGCCCGACGAAGCACCGGAACGCGACGGCTCGCTCGAGCGTTTCGCCGGGATCTACGGCACGATCTGGGGCAGGACGGCGGTCGTCCCGTGGGACGACGGACTGGCGGTTCTCGGCCTGGCCGGCTCGAACCCGGCCGAGGGCATGGCGCGCCTGAAGCACGTCGAAGGCACCACCTACGCCCGGGTTCGGGACGATGATTCGCTCGGCGAGACCTATGAATTCGAGCTCGGACCCGACGGCCGGGCGACACGCTTCAAGGTCCACAGCATCTACGTGGATCGACTCGACCGATGA
- a CDS encoding VOC family protein, producing the protein MTIHPPTKLAHVVYRTRRFEEMLDWYGKVFGARVQHRNPAMAFLTFDDEHHRFALLDLSVVDPDGSEPESTHWTGVDHLAWTLGSLEHLMGNYATLKAQGIEPYWSVHHGLTISMYYADPDGNQMEFQVDAFDRAEDCNDYISGPSFESNPVGVEFEPDEWLAAIDNGTSIDAFRVRTVHEPVSPIRGQVAALF; encoded by the coding sequence ATGACGATCCATCCCCCCACCAAGCTCGCCCACGTGGTCTATCGCACGCGTCGCTTCGAAGAAATGCTCGACTGGTACGGCAAGGTCTTCGGCGCCCGGGTGCAACACCGCAACCCGGCCATGGCCTTCCTGACCTTCGACGACGAACACCACCGCTTCGCGCTGCTCGATCTTTCGGTGGTCGATCCGGACGGCTCGGAGCCGGAGTCCACGCACTGGACCGGCGTGGATCACCTCGCCTGGACGCTGGGGTCGCTGGAGCACCTGATGGGCAACTACGCCACGCTGAAGGCACAGGGCATCGAGCCCTACTGGAGCGTGCACCACGGCCTGACCATTTCGATGTACTACGCCGACCCGGACGGAAACCAGATGGAGTTCCAGGTCGATGCCTTCGACCGCGCCGAGGACTGCAACGACTACATCAGCGGGCCGTCCTTCGAGAGCAACCCGGTGGGCGTGGAGTTCGAACCCGACGAGTGGCTGGCGGCGATCGACAACGGCACGTCGATCGATGCGTTTCGCGTTCGCACGGTCCACGAGCCCGTCTCGCCGATCCGCGGCCAGGTCGCCGCCCTGTTCTGA
- a CDS encoding nuclear transport factor 2 family protein produces MTHTEIEDRRLIGEVMQTYIEGAKTGSNDVLRPIFHDLATICGYVGDDLFAGPIQMFYDWHDENGPAESVQAGETTIDLQGTAASVRIELLDWTGHRFTDFFTLVKVEGRWQILSKVFFLHPEE; encoded by the coding sequence TTGACTCACACCGAAATCGAAGACCGACGCCTGATCGGCGAGGTCATGCAGACCTACATCGAAGGTGCGAAGACCGGCAGCAACGACGTGCTTCGTCCGATCTTCCACGACCTGGCCACGATCTGCGGCTACGTCGGTGACGACCTGTTCGCGGGTCCGATCCAGATGTTCTACGACTGGCACGACGAGAACGGTCCGGCCGAGTCGGTGCAGGCCGGCGAGACCACCATCGACCTCCAGGGCACCGCAGCATCGGTCCGGATCGAACTGCTCGACTGGACCGGTCACCGGTTCACCGACTTCTTCACCCTGGTCAAGGTCGAAGGACGCTGGCAGATCCTGAGCAAGGTGTTCTTCCTTCATCCGGAGGAGTGA